The DNA region atccaaacaccttcagatgactcactAATGGTCGTTTTCCATTCCATACTTCTTCAGGAACCTTGTTCTTTAACTTCTTGGTATgacacatgttcaaaatataaaCAGTAGTGGTGACAGCTTCACCCCATAAAAATTTTGGAAAATTATTTTGCTTCAGCATGCATTTCACCATGTCCAATATGGttttgtttcttctttctgctattccattatgttgaggcATGTAAGGAGCAGTTGTCTCATGATCAATACCATGTTCTACACAGAACTCTTAAAATATCTTGGATGTGTATTCGCCACCTCCATATGTTCGTAGAactttgatcttcttttcactctCGTTTTTGACAAgcatcttgaatctcttaaagataTCAAATACTTCGTCCTTTCGCTTGATCACATATATCCAAAGCTTTCGACTATACTCATCGACAAATGAGACAAAATACATGTTTCCGCCAAAGGTATGATCTTAAACGGGCCACATATATCTGAATGTACTACTTTTAGTATGTAAGAGGACCTCATTGGCATAGTCGAAATGAAAGAATTTCTAGATTGCTTCCTGACTAAGCAACATTCACAGAGTTTGTCGGGCATCTCAAGACTTAGCGTACTAGATATCATATCTTGAGTAATCAGTTGATTTCGTGACCTAAAATTCAAGTGGTCAAACCTCAAATGCCACAACCAACTATTCTTGTGGTCGACAACTGTTTTAAGGCATTGTACCTCAGTCGAACTGATCATGTTCTTAAATGTCATGTTCTTCGATAGAGAAGATTTTAAGACCAAACTATTTTGGGTGTCGAACAGTTCCAAGGCTCCTCCTTTCATAACCACTGAGAAACCTTTTTCAACCAATTCTCCAACACTTAGAAGATTTCACTTCATTATAGGTACACAATACATCTTTGATCATAACTTTTGCTACATTGCTCCTTTGAATAACTATGTCGCTAGTAAGTTGTTTGACATTGCTCTTCTTTGACTCGTCGAAATCTGTCAACCACACTTTCTTACCAATCATGTAATTTGAGAAGCCTATGTCGAGGAACCAGATTTTGGAGTTGACATGGTCATCTACAACTGCATCCATAACCACCATATCTTGAGAATCATCTGAATCTTCGTGTGCAAGGTTTGCTCATTCCTTCTTTCCTTTCTTGTACCAATAATTCTTAGCCAAATGACCCCATTTTTCATAGTTATAGCATTGCAAatcatttttcttttctttgtcTTTTTTATAGGAGTTTCCTCACCCTCTTTTTGAGGATTCAAAAGCCCTATCATCGACCTTATGCTTTTGAGGGGTTCAACCAAGACTTCTTGCTCTGAGTCTTGTCTCCTTTGCCCTTGAACTTGTTGGAAccactatttttcttccaagtTTGAGTCTGTAGATCTTGTATTGAATCTTAAACACATTTCCTTTCATAATCCTCAACTTATGTACCTCAAACAAACCAACCAAATCTTCCAATTTCAACAATTTCAAGATTACTGGATTCTTGAATAGCAACGATAAcgtgatcaaagtgagaggtcaatGTATGCATTACCTTCTCAATTATCATCTTATTAGTTAGGGTTCACCACAACCTTGCATGAGATGAATAAGCTTTTGCACCTTCGAGACATAGCCTGCAATCTTTTCTTCTTCTCCCATTTGTAGTAATTCATATTGCATTCGCAACGCTTGTAATTTGACGACTTTAACCTTCTCACCTCCTTCGTAATACTTGACAAGAATATCCCATGGCTCCTTCGTCGATTCAGCATGAGAAATCCGATCAAATTTCGTCGCGTCTACCGCTGATTGAATATAAAATGCAGCCTTGCAGTCTTTCTTTTTGGCCTCCTTGTTCGTGACTCTATGGGCATCAGTTATGTTCTCAGCAAGCTCAGAGACGCCATTAGTAACCACTTATAGGGTTTCAGGAAAGTCAAACAAAGATTGCATTTGTTTTCTCCATTGGATCAAATTCTTACCATCAAGAATTAGAAGAGAATTCGGAATGTCATTGTTAACATATTCATATTTGCAGTAAACATGATTAACAATCCACGATCCCGGAAACACAATCACTGACCATGTGATTCTTGAAAATACGATCAAGAAATtaaccggagctctagataccacTTTGTTATTGAGTGAAAcacttttagtgaggagagaagagagagagagagagagagagagagagagagagagagagagaatgaagAATAAGGATTGTCATTTTTGAAtataattatttgaaaattgaATTACAAATGCATATATTCGAAGCAAAGTAACTAATTTGAGATTGTACTTAAGTTACACAACTTAGATTATATTTAAACATGCATGTCCCTTAAAAACTCGTGTAAAGTGAGACACAATGGACATAATTAAAAACACGGCCTTAAAATTTTGTATGCTCTATAAAAAAAACAGGACATAGCAGGGCATATATATAGATCTCACATCTTTAAAAATTAAAAACTACCAAGATACTCGTGCGTCCGCACGGGTAAATTTATTTAATACGGTATAAAATATATTTAGATATACGTTTaaatttgaaatgaaaaaaaatggagaaaaaaaTTTCACATTTGAAAATAAAGAATTCATCTCACAATTAAAGATAATTATggattaaaataaaatagatattgTCCTGATAGTGTCTTGTGAAATGAAAAGTTATTGGTGTGCACCATTATTGATTGATATCCAATTTgatataatataaaatatttttagatACACATGTCAATTTATAATGTGTTACTTAATTATAAAATGAACAATGATCATATAAACAAACTCAATTCGTGAGATGGaggaagaaaaaaaaatcatttgaaaataaaaaatttgtCTCTCAAATAAAGATAATtgttgattaaaataaaatagatattgCTGATAGTGACACGTAAAATGAAAAGTTAATTGTGTGCACTATTATCGAATGTTATCAAATTTAATacaatataaaatatatttagatACACATGTGAGATTAAAATGAGTTACTTATGTATAAAACGAATTAtgaatatttttttatataataattataaaataattatatttttattttagataaatttcttattttaaaaatttgatattttttcCAAGTTCTTCATTAAATTAAAGAGGTTCAAAATGTGGTttcaattttttaaatatttattaattaCAAATATGTCATTTGTTAATAcactttttaaaaataaaaaaaaacaaaaaatttgataataattcattttaataaataaataattgatTGTTAATTGTAAAATTTGATTAACTTCTGCCTGCAAAAATCCGCAACACATAACAtggtataaatttaaaattttgattCGCCTCTAAAAAAAAATAATATACTCAAAACGGGCATGTCCTCTTGACCTGACTCGTTTATTCCCCCTCATTCCTACTACTGTTCACATCTTTTGCATCTTTGAAACGTTATTGTCAATGCCCCACACCAACTCTTAAAGCAAATCGCTTAGCTCACTAAACTTGTGTTTGTGGCAGTAGCAAAGTCCCTCTCCAACGAGCCTATATCTATCTATCTTCATGGTAAGGTGGGTCCCAATCAACGGACAAAAATCTTGACGTTATGTGTTTAACGTGTATGTTGCAACTAACAATTCTATTACACTTCTTTCTGGTCCATCAACACCACAAATAATCAACTTAGAATAAGAAACCCATAAGCAAATAACTATGActtagaaaataaataaaatacttTATATACATAAATTGTAAATAGAGCATTCCATTTATAACAAGAGACTATATCATAACATGAAAAGTAAGACATTGGTGAAAAGCATATATTTTTGATAAAAAGTGGACAACTAAGACCAAAAGGAGAATCCACACTTTCATATCATATCAAAACAAACACTTTTAGTTAGGTTCAAAATATAATACTCCATCCAATAAAAACCAAAccaaaattgaaaaataaaaaataaaaaaatcaaacCCATTTCACATTTCACTTTTTCAATACTACATGaatttaaagattcaattcaagTAACCAAGTATATAGGCATAGCCGAGGTAGACATCCTCTGTTGCTGCAGCTGTTGCTGTTCCATTGTAAGCTCTCTTAAACTCAAGTAAGGTATATCCACCGCACCAATCGCCGCCGGCATCAAGCTCCCGGCGAGTGGACCGGAGGAAGGCCTACTACAACTCCTGTATGGTGTAGTCGATCCACTTCTACTCTCTGTTAAGTAAACAGGCCCGGAAATAGTGGCCCGGAAGGCCTTAGCCCGGGCTTGATGAATGTCACTGTTTTCGCCGTCGTCGTAACGATCATCacggtggtggtggtggtggtgggtCCATTTCCATTTGAAGAAGAAAAGAGCGTTTTTCCACCACCGTTTCTTCTTTGACTTGTGATTCTTGTTTCTCGATTCTTCTTTTGAAATGGGTTTTTGTAGCTTGAAGTGTATTGAGTCTATGGATCTTGAAGATTCTCGTTTGTGCTTCATGGCTTCTTCTAATACCTGTTATAGAAAGAAGAATAAAAtgaagttttttttttttgcttaaGATTGAAATAAGAGATGGAGAGAAAAAGGTACCTGAAAATAGTTGATTTGAGGGTCGAAACCATAGTCACTGAAGTGTTGAGGGTCTGATAAGGGAAAAACTGGGGACTTGTTGGACATTTTGGTGATATGTGTTTGATGAAAATTTTCAGATTTTGTTGTTTTATTTTCTGGTTATGGTAGTTGGTACTAGAGCTTGCTTGGTAGTTGCTGAGGAGAAAGAGGTTGAATGGAGAGATGGATGATGAGAGAGTGAGGGGGGAATGTGTATTTTGTGTTTGGGGGCTCGACTAGAGTTGGTAAAATGGGAGAGAGGTAAATGCGATTCACATATGTTGGTGTGTTGCATTTATTAGGCTTCGTTCCACGAAAATGTAGGCAAGTAGTGATAGATCCACTTCATGGAAAGAAAAATTTGGGTCAATTTCCAAGGGTAAACTCACATGGATATCATAATTATAAACTCCTTTGTTAGAGTACTTTTCTCTCGAGTAATAACTTCGCCCGTCTTTTATGTGAGAGAAATTAATCTTTTATTAATTTATCAATAATCTATCCGTCAATTTTTAATCAAAACACACCATTATTTTCATTAAAGGACTCTTACTCTCTCTTAGATATTTTTGACTTGAATTGAGCGGTTTTGATGTTAAAAGTAATATGAATCACGAGAGAAAAAAATACGCAGTTCGATTTGGTTCGAttgacttttaaaaataaaatttaaccGAACTAAATCAAACTAATGCGTTCTGAGTTTGTTCAGTTTTTATAACATTTTTATTAAACCACAATGGCGGATCCAAGATCCCGATTCAGGGTGCAAAATATTTAATACTAATAAATCATTATAATTATATCTATAAAAGTAACATATTTAAAATAACATTGTACTCAAATTATAATTCAAATTATAATGTATTAGAAAAATTACATGGATATTCTATAATTGTCTTTTACGAGATTTCATATTTTGAAATCGTCGAATAATCGGTTCATTATCAATGTCCTTCAACACATCACTTTCAATATAAGTCACCAGACAATCATTCATCCATTTGTCCCCATTCGATTACGTAATCTAGTTTTCACAATCTTCATAGCAGAAAAGGATCGTTCGACGGTTGCTGTAGCAACAAGCAAAATCATTGCCAACTTCAAAAGTTGATAAACCAATGGATAAACAACATGCCTTCTAGTTTCAACCAACTTTTTGGAAAGATCACTGATTCCTTTCAAAGATGCAAATTCAATACTGTTGCACATATCAATGATAAAGTCTCAAGTTGATTATCAAGCAACATCAAACTAGTTTGAGAAAACTCTCATGGATAAAACTTTGCAAATTTAACTAGTTTTGCCTTGCTAAAAGAAGAGAACAAATTTGTTGGAGTCAAACAAGCCATGCAAATGAGCAACCGGCTATTTGTCTCATTAAAACGATTGCTAAGTTCTTGAAGTTGCATGTCCACGACAGTATAAAATAATTCAATGCGATAATGTTTCTCTATTGCGATAGACTCGACATTACTTCCACGCCTTGATCTTCCTGAAAAGTATATATCATCGATGTTTGGGATGTGAATGTCATGCATATTGCAAAATAGATTTACCTCATCCACTAAAGATTTTCATCCATTATCTCTTAAAGCTTGTAACCGCTGCTTTGTGATGTTTTAACCAATTTCATAGCATTGATGATATCTTGATCTTTACTTTGCAGTGCCTGTGACAATTCATTTGAAATACCCAAGATATTTTTCATTAAATGCAGTGTTAGTGCAAAATCAAAAGTATGAGACCATTTGCTTCAGCCTTTTGTTCTCTTAATAATGTTGAATCTTTTTTCAAAATGTCAAGAACATTCATTTCAGAATCATACATCAATATCAAACTGGTTAAAGTAGCAAAATGAGAACTCCATCGAGTATCGACGGCTCATTTGAGAACTCCATTACAGAAACAAATACCTCTACCTTGACACTTTCAAAATATTCTCATACATTATTCACATCACTTTTTTTTCAATCTTTGTATTTATCAACTATTAATAATTTATGATAATATATATTTTGATAATATTCTGTTTTAATTCATAACATTAtcatttttttaataataatCGTTATCATGTTGAAGAGAAAATAACACCACTTCATGTAAAATAATAAACTCTCTCTCTTCTCAAAATATGAGTCACTTTCACATGAGATAATTAAACAAAACttatataataaaaataaaaatacaactTATATACGAGGCTTTGAGAgttaattattaaaaaaaacaaagGTATGTCTAAGTGTAATTGTAACTTTTATGTCATCCTAACTTTCTCTTTCTCATACGTATTATAATCTTAGTGAAATAAATTAAGAGGATAATTTCAGGTTTCGAGAGTGTTGGGTCTGAGGTGAAAAAAAAATTTAGGATGGTCAAATATAAAATTATAGGGATATTGGTGCAAATTTTAAAATTTCAAGATGTGTAGGTGCACACCCTTATCCTACGATTGATCCGTCCATGTTAAACCATACATACGCATAAAGACAATGACATAACTTTGTTTTTAATAATTCATATAatatcaaataaaataaaactcATCATATTTGAACAAAAAATTTCCTTTAAATATACAAAAAATTATATTAgacaaaaatgaaataaaaatataaaatataacataaaaaatatcaaaaatattataattaaataGTAAAAATAGAAAATGAGAGATTAAAGAAGATGAAAAAGTAATAATAGAATAAATATGAGGTTAGAGAAGAAATGTATGATAAAAACGTAATTGAAAGAGAGAACAACAGCATAAAAATgaaaagatgaaaaagaaagaatatAAAATAGAAGAGATTAGAGTAAAAGAAGTGAGATATAGAAGACAAAGAGATAtgaagaatgtgtgatactactatgaAGAATTTGAGAAGGTTAAAATTGATACCCTAAATGTGAGTAAGAGAAAATTGTTTGTAATCGTTAAACTAAGACATAATAGATTTGAGTTTTGagttggatgtgggataagtgaagTTTAGGTTGTAACATAATACAATTTAGATTGGTTTGGTTTAATTtggtttgcaaaatacaaaccgcaaatCGAAACAAACCGTGCAACTTTGTTAAAAAATAGTCCAAACATATCAAAATCAAACGCgattttttatgattttaatttgattttatttgatttacGGTTTTGTATTAGCTCTATTCGGTCGAACACCCATACTATCTCCCATTAATCCTAAAATATCATTTTTTGaataataaaaaatcattttaagGTACACTTTCCTAATTGAATTGGCAAAACctcatattttatttttttcaaaaaatttctaTGAAAATTTAGTCTTATGGAATTTTCTGCAAAAGATTATTTTCTAGAGAAGATATCGATTTTAACAAAATTATATTTTGTCAAACTATACTGGTTCTAATTTTAAAAGAATGTTTTACTAAAATAACCcagattttgaaaaaaaaaatcaaaataatcCTAATTTCAAAAAAACTctcaatctaccccacttttaggatGAGGCACCAATCCAATTGACGCTTCCTCTTAAACTTaaagaggagacgccaattgaattggctagggcacatggtgcTGCCAATTCAATTGGCACCCATGTGTATAGGTTAAAgggagacgccaattggattgacatCTCAGTGtgttttgtaatttttttaaaaaaaatagtcTATATGATACATAGTTTCAAAATCAGACTAATTCATATTAATATAAATTCTCGTTTACAGAAAAAAGACTAATGTTCTTGACCgagatcacctaaccgacctccggtctCATATCCCCTAACTACCCGAactcgtggccctaacccacATTTGTGATTCACCACAGATATTTAAGCATCTAAGGGCCCAAGAACATCACTACTAACTGCAGGAGATTTCCtgttgagatagtcagacaaatcagcgtagtcttgtgtatgcatcaAAGGTGTACCaccatagctgagttcatgacccatgccagagtagttgggttgtgtttgacttGTTGGTGGGCGACCAggacgattgaagggagacattaATGTGAATGATGCGTCAAGAAAAGGTTGGAAAaattgttgtggtgtttggtagagatagggttgttgaaggtttcaattttgagatgtttgggcttcttggctatggtaggaggatgagaggttggtgttaaatgatcgttgagtgttttggctaaggcggctttggtagggtgatgtgttcggtgcaaagcgatgttgggtctctggttgatgatctagttgttggtggtggtacggggtatgctcttggtattgtggttgggtgtatgacatgttagggttgtatgtttgtgtgtttgtggaacggaaagtttgacggataaGGGTTGTGTATAGTCAGTCTGACAttgttgttgggggttagatgttgaggcGTCTAGTATGTAAGTTGCCTtgcgtgggtcgtataggtacatatcctcggagataaactcaaaactagttgatctgtaccaagccatataagtacggcttagtttttcttcagttggcatcacaatgtcagttaagacatggtcatggcggtgcttccatttgcgacacttagatatagcgaagctttgccatgagttgaagttccattgatcgttaactttgcgtagatgccattctcctaggtttGCTGAGGGATCTGGaatgtgttgaagcataccgaactgcaatttcacatgatcactgttgtgcatctccgcagaggtgaatcttatgatcggtgtgcatgcagtccatacaGTTGCGTCTTtttcgttgatttcatggtcatgatccaaatttaggtatgaacgtcaaatgaactgaaatgtgaacgTATGTTAGATTATAAACTTGGTAGAAGAGATTAACAAATTATTACAAAATAATTATGTTATTATCCATAcatctgtcggtcgaaggtgatccaagagattgtgatactgggtaatacaatgtctaggacatctattataactcataccacgtgccgaccatctgcaccataaaggtaaaaatattagttagagataataatcggtaaagtaagtaaatatatatcattttaaacaacttacttttgtgcatacgtgaatgtgaaagggttgttgttgacgagcgctagggacggtagtcttgaccaaccccatgcttagagcaaaacagcacatccagaaaaggTAAATGTGTCTTAGTGTGAttttttacacaaagagctataaagatagCCCAGACAAGCGGATCCCTAACTGTAACTtcttattctatctacatgtcttagtaaaggtaaatacataacatgcatactagatCCACTACCTTCggaaaataaaaaagaaccaattaaaagcataatgtaacacctagtttttattattcgagtctcttcggtagaatgctcataTAAATGTAAGTTGTTATAGtatgccttaaggcgtgaaagAAGTATAtcttgacctcttgagttatcatctaacaaaacaacatccaagaggtccatgcaaattgaattcacatagttggttttaccatttacagTTTTACCTTCGATAGGCAGTCTCAATAacatgtagacgtcttctaacgtcacggtacactcaccggttggaaaccaaaatgtgtgtgtctcagaacaccatctttcacataacgcaagaatgaatttattatccaccgaccaagacattattttgcttatatgtcaaaaaccggcgagttcgacatacggttgaatcatcgggtccatgtaacacataggcgccaattgaattggctgcaccatgtgccctagccaatccaattggcgcctcctctctaACTTTAGGAGCtggcgccaattggtctgacgtctcctcttaaaagtggggtagtttggaaaaaaatttgaaatcatgattattttg from Lathyrus oleraceus cultivar Zhongwan6 chromosome 1, CAAS_Psat_ZW6_1.0, whole genome shotgun sequence includes:
- the LOC127073241 gene encoding uncharacterized protein LOC127073241, which translates into the protein MSNKSPVFPLSDPQHFSDYGFDPQINYFQVLEEAMKHKRESSRSIDSIHFKLQKPISKEESRNKNHKSKKKRWWKNALFFFKWKWTHHHHHHRDDRYDDGENSDIHQARAKAFRATISGPVYLTESRSGSTTPYRSCSRPSSGPLAGSLMPAAIGAVDIPYLSLRELTMEQQQLQQQRMSTSAMPIYLVT